AGCCCTGTTAAAAATACCATACTCATCACAGTCTCACAGATTCCGGCAAGCAAATTGATGCTGTTGCCCAAACATAAGAACAGGAAACTATGAAAGATATAAATTATTATATTCGAAAACATCACAATGGAAAAGATACCAATCAGACATTTTATAGAGGCACCTTTTCCAACAATAACTTCAAACAATCCCATAAGGATAAGTTCTGCCATCATTCCCATACCATTCAAAAGCAGCAGTTTTGCCAACACGGCGCTTTCCCGATTCACCGCAGATAACATATTGAAAAAATTATTTTCTTCTTCCTTCTTGAAAATCAGGTTCACCACCAATGAAATCATAAAGGGAAACGCTGCCTGCATCAAAACATAATAGTTCACAAACTGCTCTTGTAGGGAAAACTGTCTTACATGAAAGTATTCCAATATTAACGCAGCTGCAAATATGGGGGCAACAACATGGATTGGAAAAAAGATTCCTCTTTTATTTTTTATCAGTTCACTCCGAATATTGTTTTTCAAATGCTTCATAACAAAAATCTCCTACTTTTTATTGGCAATCTCTTTTTGCAAGCTTTCCCGTTATCCATGCAAAAAGGAAACATAAAATCATCGACAATAGCACAAGCACCGCAATGGCAGTATTCGAAATAATAAAAGCCTTACCTGCCTCATCGACCCAAAGTCCATTTACCATAATGCCAAGTACCTGATACATTGCTCTATTGCACCAGGTCATCGGGAAAAGATACCAATATGGCTTTTCCACGAAACCAGCTCCTATTAACAATGAGATAACGCTTACTAACATCACAACAATCACATTGTATTTTTTTGCAAGAAACATATAGATGGGTATTTTATAAAGAGATAACAGGCTCATCACAACGGCCGCCACAATCATCTGACCGAATCCAAATTCCAAGCTATGATAAATGGAATTCGTGGCCACTATCAAAATTACAACGAGCAGGGCACTCACGGTTGCATACCAGGCAGCCAGAAAGATTTTTGCTGTCCAATATTTTTCAAAGGAGACCGGCGACGCCAGAATGTTCCGGTAATCCAGTTTCTTTTTCTCTTTTTCCTGAATCTGGCTACAAATAATTGCAATCACAACGCTAAAAATAAAAACATACCACCAATTCATTGCCACACTGTAAAAAAGTACCCCCGCAAATACGGAAAGTACCATATTGACAAGAGGTGCAATCGCTACAAGTCTTTTTCCCATGGTTCTTTTCATTTTCAAATTCTCTGTATACAATAAATTACGCATGGCTCTTTGCTCCCTCCTTGACGATGTCTAAAAACAACTGCTCAAGATTCTG
This genomic window from Roseburia sp. 831b contains:
- a CDS encoding lantibiotic immunity ABC transporter MutG family permease subunit, which produces MKHLKNNIRSELIKNKRGIFFPIHVVAPIFAAALILEYFHVRQFSLQEQFVNYYVLMQAAFPFMISLVVNLIFKKEEENNFFNMLSAVNRESAVLAKLLLLNGMGMMAELILMGLFEVIVGKGASIKCLIGIFSIVMFSNIIIYIFHSFLFLCLGNSINLLAGICETVMSMVFLTGLGDGIWKFMPFAMGARGANVLYFIDQPYTKKIMELRMVLQNEITPLPFIIVVELILAHLLFFGWVKRWEGRKTFE
- a CDS encoding lantibiotic immunity ABC transporter MutE/EpiE family permease subunit, with the translated sequence MRNLLYTENLKMKRTMGKRLVAIAPLVNMVLSVFAGVLFYSVAMNWWYVFIFSVVIAIICSQIQEKEKKKLDYRNILASPVSFEKYWTAKIFLAAWYATVSALLVVILIVATNSIYHSLEFGFGQMIVAAVVMSLLSLYKIPIYMFLAKKYNVIVVMLVSVISLLIGAGFVEKPYWYLFPMTWCNRAMYQVLGIMVNGLWVDEAGKAFIISNTAIAVLVLLSMILCFLFAWITGKLAKRDCQ